The Lycium barbarum isolate Lr01 chromosome 12, ASM1917538v2, whole genome shotgun sequence genome includes a region encoding these proteins:
- the LOC132624546 gene encoding uncharacterized protein LOC132624546, whose amino-acid sequence MGFDEMFINLVYRLISNNWYSVIINGTRYGFFKSSRGLKQGDPLSPALFIIAAETLSRALNYLFHNDRFSGFSMHKKGPQINHLSYADDIVLFTSGDKVSIKLMMKQLYFYQKASGQEINTDKTFFLTHSKTDRLYNRKIKRWTGFKQSTFPFIYLGCPIYCGRKRIYYFSNISKKILNKIAGWQGIFLSPGGKAVVIKHILQSQALHVFAALMPPVTTLYEIEMQFANFFWGQKNGKNSYHWSSWENMSFPTKEGGFGFRSLLDICHTFAAKRWWRLRTEPSLWAQFLLAKYCQRSNPVSKVIASKDSAAWKDLLHIRDKMDININWKINSGNVLFWWDNWTLQGSLYQMINPILKPGNVKPEFLRNKNIADPIYNYIWIKEIPFKISFFMWKLLMNNLPLDASLSRFNINKGLSCCCCRVACLEIGDHVFAASELAKQAWTMITSPLGLNITGNTVQIKVAFRKKFKFIDYTWNWSKVCLMAENFKAVITSKMIKWIKPLGNAWKLNTDGSYMKNHNKAGAGGIVRNGIGNMIMAFSYPTQFCTNNYSEAKAALIGISWCVNHQFEALEVELDSMIVVQMINGIIRPPWKLQGIIEDIQSKALQRNITFKHCYREANEVADSLAKHAAQNQVPIIFLQECDLPNAIRGPLRMNKLDFPSFRRRVKKNATWQFNPP is encoded by the exons ATGGGATTTGATGAGATGTTTATCAATTTGGTTTATAGATTGATTTCTAATAACTGGTACTCAGTGATCATTAATGGTACTAGATATGGTTTCTTTAAATCCTCTCGAGGTTTAAAACAAGGTGACCCCTTATCCCCTGCTCTCTTTATTATTGCTGCTGAGACTCTCTCTAGAGCCTTGAACTATCTTTTTCATAATGATAGATTTTCTGGTTTCTCAATGCATAAAAAGGGTCCTCAAATTAATCATCTTAGTTATGCAGATGATATTGTTCTGTTTACTTCTGGTGATAAAGTCTCTATTAAGCTTATGATGAAACAGTTGTATTTTTATCAAAAGGCTTCCGGACAAGAGATCAACACTGACAAAACTTTCTTTCTTACTCACAGTAAAACAGACAGGCTTTATAACAGAAAGATTAAAAGATGGACTGGTTTTAAGCAATCCACTTTCCCCTTTATTTATCTAGGCTGTCCCATATACTGTGGTAGAAAAAGAATTTATTATTTCTCTAATATTTCCAAAAAGATTCTCAATAAGATTGCAGGATGGCAGGGCATATTTTTATCACCGGGAGGTAAGGCTGTGGTCATTAAACACATTCTTCAATCTCAGGCTCTTCATGTTTTTGCTGCTCTTATGCCTCCTGTTACTACTCTTTATGAAATCGAAATGCAATTTGCTAATTTTTTTTGGGGACAAAAAAATGGCAAAAATAGTTATCACTGGTCTTCATGGGAAAACATGAGCTTTCCTACTAAAGAGGGTGGATTTGGCTTCCGAAGTCTGTTGGATATCTGTCATACTTTTGCAGCTAAAAGATGGTGGAGGTTGCGAACAGAACCTTCTTTGTGGGCACAGTTCTTATTAGCCAAATACTGTCAAAGAAGTAACCCCGTGTCCAAGGTCATAGCTTCTAAAGATTCTGCAGCTTGGAAAGATCTACTACATATTAGGGACAAAATGGACATCAACATTAATTGGAAGATCAATTCTGGTAATGTACTTTTCTGGTGGGATAATTGGACTCTGCAAGGGTCCCTTTATCAGATGATTAACCCAATCCTCAAACCTGGCAATGTTAAA CCTGAATTCCTTAGAAACAAAAACATAGCTGATCCCATTTATAACTATATCTGGATCAAGGAAATTCCTTTCAAGATTTCTTTCTTTATGTGGAAGCTTCTCATGAATAATCTTCCTCTTGATGCGTCTCTGTCAAGATTTAACATTAACAAGGgtcttagttgttgttgttgcagggTAGCTTGTCTTGAAATAGGAGATCATGTATTTGCAGCTAGTGAATTGGCCAAGCAAGCTTGGACCATGATCACCAGCCCTCTAGGACTGAATATTACAGGAAACACTGTTCAG ATCAAGGTGGCCTTCCGGAAAAAATTCAAATTTATAGACTACACCTGGAATTGGAGCAAAGTTTGTCTGATGGCAGAAAATTTCAAGGCAGTGATCACAAGCAAAATGATCAAATGGATCAAACCATTAGGCAACGCTTGGAAGCTCAACACGGATGGAAGTTACATGAAAAATCATAACAAAGCTGGAGCTGGGGGTATTGTTAGAAATGGAATTGGAAATATGATTATGGCATTTTCCTATCCTACTCAATTCTGCACTAACAACTATAGTGAAGCAAAGGCTGCTTTAATAGGCATTTCTTGGTGTGTCAACCATCAATTTGAAGCCTTAGAAGTGGAACTAGACTCCATGATAGTGGTCCAAATGATCAATGGCATCATCAGACCTCCTTGGAAGCTTCAGGGCATAATTGAAGATATACAGTCAAAAGCTCTACAGAGGAACATCACCTTCAAGCACTGTTATAGGGAAGCAAATGAAGTTGCAGACTCTCTAGCCAAACACGCTGCCCAAAATCAGGTTCCAATAATTTTTTTGCAAGAATGTGACCTGCCAAATGCTATTAGAGGTCCCCTCAGGATGAATAAATTAGATTTCCCTTCTTTTAGGAGGAGAGTTAAGAAGAATGCTACTTGGCAATTTAATCCTCCTTGA